In a genomic window of Glycine max cultivar Williams 82 chromosome 13, Glycine_max_v4.0, whole genome shotgun sequence:
- the LOC100784606 gene encoding TIR-only protein, whose amino-acid sequence MQRNMAMSFFQRRFFSQQRRTQMVARRVVEPCDVFLNHRCMDTKKTVATLLYDHLKRHGFNPFLDNKNMKPGDKLFEKINRAVMECKIGVAVLSPRYTESYFCLHELALLLGCNKKVIPIFCDVKPSQLRVLSNPKWSEDEVRRFRLALEEVKFTVGLTFNSSKGNFSEIVNNSCDIIIGSMIELQNEERMQRKNLPIPL is encoded by the exons ATGCAACGTAACATGGCAATGAGCTTCTTCCAACGCAGGTTTTTCAGCCAGCAAAGGCGAACACAAATGGTGGCAAGGCGAGTGGTGGAGCCGTGTGATGTGTTCCTGAACCACAGGTGCATGGACACAAAGAAAACAGTGGCTACTTTGCTCTATGACCATTTGAAGAGACACGGCTTCAACCCTTTCTTGGACAACAAGAACATGAAGCCAGGCGACAAACTGTTTGAGAAAATCAACAGGGCTGTTATGGAGTGCAAGATTGGAGTGGCGGTTCTCTCGCCACGCTACACCGAGTCCTATTTTTGCCTACATGAGCTTGCACTtcttctgggctgcaacaagaAGGTCATTCCCATCTTCTGCGACGTTAAGCCTTCGCAGTTGCGCGTTCTCAGCAACCCTAAGTGGTCTGAAGATGAAGTTCGACGATTCAGATTGGCTCTTGAGGAGGTTAAGTTCACCGTTGGACTCACGTTCAACTCCTCAAAAGG GAACTTTTCCGAAATTGTGAATAATAGTTGTGACATCATCATTGGCAGCATGATAGAGCTCCAGAATGAAGAGCGGATGCAGCGTAAAAACTTGCCAATTCCTCTTTAG
- the LOC100305647 gene encoding uncharacterized protein isoform X1 translates to MASKLLLITVFVFDLIAFGLAVAAEQRRSTASVVTDNEKNYNYCVYNSDIATGYGVGAFLFLLVSQVLIMVASRCFCCGKPLNPGGSRACAVVLFIICWVFFIIAEVCLLAGSVENAYHTKYRTIFGENPPSCETVRKGVFAAGAAFVFFTAIISEFYYINYSRARESFQPYAGGETGVGMGTYK, encoded by the exons ATGGCTTCAAAGCTTTTACTCATCACTGTCTTCGTTTTTGATTTGATTGCTTTTGGACTTGCCGTGGCTGCTGAGCAGAGAAGAAGCACC GCTAGTGTTGTGACGGACAATGAAAAGAATTATAATTACTGTGTCTATAACTCTGATATAGCAACTGGCTATGGTGTTGGAGCATTTTTGTTTCTCTTGGTTAGTCAAGTCCTGATAATGGTGGCAAGTCGATGCTTCTGTTGCGGGAAGCCTCTTAACCCTGGAGGCTCAAGGGCCTGTGCAGTTGTTCTTTTCATAATCTGCTG GGTGTTTTTCATCATAGCTGAGGTGTGCTTGTTGGCTGGATCAGTGGAAAATGCCTATCACACCAAGTACAGGACCATCTTCGGGGAGAATCCTCCGTCTTGCGAAACAGTTAGGAAGGGAGTCTTTGCTGCCGGTGCtgcttttgttttcttcacTGCCATAATCTCTGAATTCTACTATATCAACTACTCAAGGGCAAGGGAAAGCTTCCAACCTTATGCTGGCGGCGAGACTGGTGTCGGTATGGGAACCTACAAATGA
- the LOC100815598 gene encoding COP1-interacting protein 7 has translation MDPYSRLDHALFQLTPTRTRCDLVVVGGGVSERLASGLLEPFLSHLKSAKDQISKGGYSITLRPPGEHAHWFTKATLQRFVRFISTPEVLERFVTIEKEIVQIEGSIQSSERNNLLAEAEGSISSTDGRVKRSTTSSKMKDESAGINEDGHEENSRVRLQRVLDNRKAMLCKEQAMAYARALVAGYYPESVDDLICFADAFGASRLREACINFLELCKQKNEDKLWIDEIAAMQAAAQPELPYLRTSGIILAGEDDTSSKLNGIVDASISESTPSHASLDIGHDYSLPTSGQTPSTDGRAQIPMSWPNHLPQYMHNFQGHHPFQQMSPYQGYLYPGMQVPSSYYPGNMQWPSNMEDPHIVHDRDKDYHKSSYKKKKKKHSQTLQQSEEDSSTASSDSSYESDSDNHSRKGKKHSSTEHHHKKKHGKKSSRKVVIRNINYITSNGDGEKGSVTEGSLSNEEEFINGDSLKQQVEEVVGSFERRNKSSSRHRKKQHIAKHSGKLNGSNDADSNGMKGNNNWDAFQNLLLRDDDSTPDTEEQPMKFQEEYIGSQNFENGRSNEFNHEPDFSKTRAVSNDSFVVTERGFDGEVQNRVDNFKDGKDAPSLMKKNINTDEAMLFSQRNDKSGSYSMSNLSGNGPESSLTKCQTEEDWFIINQSGKPGNVDQNRDFSMFDGISVSSSATDSFHVEKNRKDIVTDDSFMIQARSSEDQFNSQSAADLSLVSDIVGATEFMNSTQEGSHNKNETLNSHEPDDLFMVLDRDSTLEQSLAPWSMEMDYDNNISSNEANRKLSEVETDKNHSSNLEGTDTKTPGVKNGKVSSKEAKPKALNASLGKSKSNITSRSKASPGSKTRVTKSKSEKEEENRKKKEELMIQRQKRIAERSASKKTGTGTKTSLTSAKKENPKIHPSNEETKKLQKPVIRNSTIERLATARVSQSKVSPSPAKSGPTKKPTLKANGVPLQKTTSTEKKQDPKEVKSSSLKEDAKKTNGEVLGATNGQAKNEIEISVALPRNSGATQSVETNNSNLGLKDNGELSKTSSEKDATSLISEREHVHANVGQLHADPSLPNHNLALGGNQPRGEEVSNKLSSLPGDSKPQHITDVITNPTAALPSKPLTVSAVNSNVNQEIHENNAILPQVTEKQISTTPPPNNQVMMPESVHSRKKWNTDEDNSKPAKGFRKLLFFGRKS, from the exons ATGGATCCATACTCTCGTCTTGATCATGCCCTCTTTCAGCTCACTCCAACCAGAACCAG GTGTGAccttgttgttgttggtggAGGTGTGAGTGAAAGACTTGCTTCTGGGCTGTTAGAACCGTTTCTTTCTCACCTCAAGAGTGCCAAGGATCAGATTTCTAAAGGTGGCTATTCCATCACTCTGCGTCCACCTGGTGAACATGCTCACTGGTTCACCAAAGCCACCCTCCAAag GTTTGTTAGATTTATAAGCACTCCAGAAGTTCTAGAGAGGTTTGTGACAATAGAAAAGGAGATTGTGCAGATTGAAGGATCGATTCAATCAAGTGAGAGGAACAATTTGTTGGCAGAAGCAGAAG GAAGCATTTCATCTACTGATGGGCGTGTCAAAAGGTCAACAACTTCCTCTAAG ATGAAAGATGAATCAGCTGGAATCaatgaagatggacatgaagAAAACTCCAG GGTTCGCCTTCAACGTGTTCTAGATAATCGTAAAGCTATGCTTTGCAAAGAACAAGCAATGGCCTATGCCCGTGCTTTAGTAGCAGGATATTACCCAGAATCTGTGGATGATCTTATATGTTTTGCTGATGCATTTGGAGCTTCACGTTTGAG GGAAGCATGCATTAATTTCTTAGAGCTGTGCAAACAAAAGAATGAAGACAAGCTATGGATAGATGAGATAGCAGCCATGCAGGCGGCTGCTCAGCCTGAACTGCCATACTTGAGGACATCTGGAATCATACTTGCTGGAGAAGATGATACAAGCAGTAAATTAAATGGCATAGTTGATGCCTCAATTTCTGAGTCAACACCAAGTCATGCAAGTTTGGACATAGGCCATG ATTATAGCTTGCCAACATCGGGTCAAACACCATCAACAGATGGAAGAGCTCAAATACCAATGTCCTGGCCAAACCATCTTCCACAGTACATGCACAACTTTCAGGGTCACCACCCATTTCAACAAATGTCCCCATACCAAGGGTACCTTTATCCTGGTATGCAGGTTCCTTCTTCATATTATCCGGGGAATATGCAATGGCCTTCAAATATGGAAGACCCTCATATTGTTCATGACCGAGACAAGGATTATCATAAATCATcgtataagaagaagaaaaagaaacattcTCAAACACTGCAGCAATCTGAAGAAGATAGCTCTACAGCATCCTCTGACTCTAGTTATGAGAGTGATTCAGATAACCATTCAAGGAAAGGTAAAAAGCACTCTTCAACAGAACATCACCACAAAAAGAAGCATGGAAAGAAGTCCTCAAGGAAAGTGGTTATACGCAATATAAACTACATAACTTCTAACGGAGATGGCGAAAAGGGTAGTGTCACTGAGGGAAGTTTGTCCAATGAGGAAGAATTTATCAATGGAGATTCCCTGAAACAGCAGGTAGAGGAAGTTGTAGGATCATTTGAAAGAAGAAACAAGTCAAGCTCCCGTCACCGTAAGAAACAGCATATTGCAAAGCACTCTGGCAAGCTAAATGGTTCAAATGATGCTGATTCCAATGGCATGAAAGGCAATAACAACTGGGATGCTTTCCAGAATCTTCTTTTGAGAGATGATGATTCTACTCCTGATACTGAAGAACAGCCTATGAAGTTCCAGGAGGAATATATTGGCAGTCAGAATTTTGAGAATGGAAGGTCAAATGAATTTAACCACGAACCAGACTTTAGTAAAACTCGAGCAGTTTCAAATGATTcctttgttgtgactgagagGGGATTCGATGGTGAGGTTCAAAACCGTGTTGATAACTTTAAGGATGGAAAGGATGCTCCTTCATTAATGAAGAAAAACATTAACACAGATGAGGCGATGTTGTTTTCTCAGAGAAATGACAAATCAGGTAGCTATTCTATGTCAAATCTGTCGGGCAATGGCCCAGAATCTTCCCTCACTAAATGCCAGACAGAAGAGGATTGGTTCATTATCAACCAGTCTGGTAAACCAGGAAATGTGGATCAAAACCGAGATTTCAGCATGTTTGATGGCATTTCCGTTTCATCATCAGCTACTGATTCGTttcatgtagagaaaaacagaaaagacATTGTGACTGATGACTCTTTCATGATTCAAGCTCGATCATCAGAAGATCAATTCAATTCTCAGTCAGCAGCTGATCTTAGTTTGGTTTCAGACATTGTTGGGGCTACTGAATTCATGAATAGCACACAAGAAGGTTCACACAATAAGAATGAaaccttaaattcccatgagcCTGATGATCTCTTCATGGTTCTTGACCGTGATTCTACTTTAGAGCAAAGTCTGGCACCCTGGAGCATGGAAATGGATTATGATAATAACATTTCTTCAAATGAAGCTAATAGAAAGCTATCTGAAGTTGAAACAGATAAAAATCATTCATCTAATCTTGAGGGTACCGATACAAAAACTCCTGGAGTGAAAAATGGGAAAGTTTCCAGTAAAGAGGCAAAGCCTAAGGCTCTAAATGCATCTCTTGGGAAAAGCAAATCTAATATCACGTCAAGAAGCAAAGCATCCCCTGGAAGCAAAACTAGAGTTACTAAGAGCAAATCTGAGAAG GAAGaggaaaatagaaagaaaaaggaggaaTTGATGATTCAGCGGCAGAAAAGAATTGCTGAAAGAAGTGCCTCTAAGAAGACTGGAACTGGAACTAAGACTTCCTTGACTTCTGCAAAGAAAGAGAATCCTAAGATACATCCATCCAATGAGGAGACCAAGAAATTGCAAAAACCAGTCATCAGGAATTCCACCATTGAACGTCTTGCAACTGCCCGAGTAAGTCAGTCGAAGGTTTCACCAAGTCCAGCAAAATCAGGTCCAACCAAGAAACCAACCTTGAAGGCAAATGGTGTACCTTTGCAGAAGACTACAAGCACAGAAAAGAAACAGGACCCAAAAGAAGTCAAATCTTCAAGTCTTAAAGAAGACGCGAAGAAAACAAATGGGGAGGTTCTAGGAGCCACTAATGGCCAGGCTAAGAATGAAATAGAAATCTCAGTAGCATTGCCAAGGAACTCTGGCGCCACACAGTCTGTTGAAACAAATAACAGTAATCTTGGTTTGAAAGACAATGGAGAGCTATCCAAGACGTCATCAGAGAAAGATGCGACATCTTTGATTTCAGAAAGAGAGCATGTGCACGCAAATGTTGGCCAGCTTCATGCCGATCCATCTTTGCCGAATCACAATCTTGCGTTGGGAGGAAATCAGCCCAGAGGTGAAGAAGTGTCAAACAAGTTATCTTCACTTCCTGGTGATAGCAAACCTCAACATATTACTGATGTGATCACAAATCCTACAGCTGCATTACCTAGCAAACCCCTCACAGTTTCTGCTGTGAACTCAAATGTTAATCAAGAAATACACGAGAATAATGCTATCTTGCCTCAAGTCACTGAGAAACAAATTTCTACTACCCCTCCACCCAATAACCAAGTGATGATGCCAGAATCAGTCCACTCCAGGAAGAAATGGAACACTGATGAGGACAATTCAAAACCAGCAAAAGGATTTCGTAAGCTTCTATTCTTTGGAAGAAAGAGCTGA